The following proteins are co-located in the Brevibacillus laterosporus DSM 25 genome:
- a CDS encoding cell division protein FtsA, translating to MIEKIRKSSIPDGKETIHLLEEHVDKQNNTLFALDIGTRSVVGLIVEPLADKDKFQIKDCYILEHKERSMLDGQIHDVLAVAEVIERIKQHLSQKHGPLQEVAVAAAGRSLKTKRVRFELPISHLPVLTKDDVLTLEFSAVQKAQAELAQELNEMDITRYYCVGYSVVNYHLDEEIIGSLIDQRGTNASVDVIATFLPRMVVDSLLAALKRSGLEMKALTLEPIAAIHVLIPTTMRRLNIALVDIGAGTSDIALTEEGSITAYGMVPTAGDEITDALMNAYLLDFPVAEEVKRHLHDQETVQFHDILGIEHDVGADQIIAAIDSEIESLAKQISHKILELNGKAPQAVMLIGGGSLTPTLPTKVAQHLGLPANRVAVRGADAIKQFVGEHPLLNGPAFVTPVGIALAAHSQPIRYVTVTINDTPVRLFDLRKMTLGDALLTAGMDMKRLHGRPGLAMSVNVNGRLKIIPGEHGTSPTILINGRPGSLDSLISDGDIISVVSGEDGSEATALAQDLIDSSTALPLTINGEEFLQLPIVLHNSLILQHDAVLTDRMDLEMRLPKTVGEAIQSSKFATLIQEVAEAPLFTVTCNKQPYSLPRKELHILLNGKKATLLDSVYSQDTIHCEIHELKIPTIGDLITPEDMVQETVNVYVNDQLISLETGHMDIQLNGSSATMQTQLQHNDVVTIHSAVGEAPIVSDIFRYIDIPAQPIGTNQLPNFIMKVNHVVASFQTPLVSGDKVKLYWE from the coding sequence ATGATAGAGAAAATACGTAAATCTTCCATTCCAGATGGGAAGGAGACAATTCATTTGTTAGAAGAACATGTAGATAAGCAAAATAACACTCTTTTTGCTTTAGATATTGGTACTCGTAGTGTAGTAGGACTCATTGTAGAACCACTTGCAGACAAAGACAAATTTCAAATTAAAGATTGTTACATTTTAGAGCATAAGGAACGCTCCATGCTAGATGGACAAATCCACGATGTTCTTGCAGTCGCTGAAGTAATAGAGAGGATCAAGCAGCATTTATCTCAAAAGCATGGTCCCTTACAAGAAGTAGCAGTGGCAGCAGCAGGACGCTCGCTGAAAACAAAGCGCGTGCGCTTCGAGCTTCCTATCTCCCATTTACCTGTGTTGACCAAAGATGATGTGCTTACTCTCGAATTTTCTGCTGTACAAAAGGCGCAAGCTGAATTAGCTCAAGAGCTGAATGAAATGGATATTACACGCTATTATTGCGTAGGGTACAGTGTGGTTAACTACCATTTAGATGAGGAAATTATCGGTAGCCTAATCGATCAACGTGGAACGAACGCTTCTGTTGATGTTATCGCAACATTTCTCCCACGTATGGTTGTGGATTCCTTGTTAGCAGCCCTCAAACGAAGTGGCCTAGAGATGAAGGCCCTTACCTTAGAGCCGATTGCTGCCATTCATGTGTTGATTCCTACCACGATGCGACGATTAAATATAGCACTAGTTGATATTGGTGCTGGTACCTCTGATATTGCTTTAACAGAAGAGGGCAGTATTACGGCTTATGGTATGGTACCAACGGCTGGGGATGAGATTACAGATGCTCTTATGAATGCATATTTACTTGATTTCCCTGTTGCAGAAGAAGTAAAGCGTCATTTACATGATCAAGAAACCGTACAATTCCACGACATTTTGGGAATCGAACATGACGTAGGTGCAGATCAAATCATTGCGGCTATTGATTCTGAAATCGAATCCCTTGCTAAACAGATTTCTCATAAAATTTTAGAACTTAATGGTAAGGCTCCTCAAGCAGTTATGTTAATTGGGGGCGGAAGCTTAACTCCGACCCTGCCAACAAAAGTAGCTCAGCACTTGGGATTGCCAGCTAACCGTGTTGCTGTTAGAGGTGCTGATGCAATCAAGCAATTTGTTGGTGAACATCCCTTGCTAAATGGGCCTGCATTTGTAACACCTGTTGGAATTGCTCTCGCTGCACATTCACAACCGATTCGTTATGTAACAGTGACTATTAATGATACTCCAGTAAGGCTCTTTGACCTTCGTAAAATGACATTAGGTGATGCACTTCTAACGGCTGGTATGGACATGAAACGCCTACATGGTCGTCCAGGTTTAGCGATGTCAGTCAATGTGAATGGACGTCTTAAAATCATTCCGGGGGAACATGGTACTTCTCCTACCATTTTAATTAATGGTCGACCAGGCTCGCTCGACTCTCTCATCTCTGATGGGGACATCATTAGCGTAGTTTCAGGTGAGGATGGTAGCGAAGCAACTGCTTTAGCACAGGATCTAATTGATTCAAGCACAGCATTGCCTCTCACAATTAATGGTGAGGAGTTTTTACAACTCCCTATTGTTTTGCATAATAGCTTAATCCTACAACACGATGCCGTGCTAACTGACCGCATGGATCTAGAGATGCGTCTGCCTAAAACCGTCGGAGAAGCTATTCAGTCTAGCAAGTTTGCCACATTGATACAGGAAGTAGCTGAAGCTCCCTTATTTACGGTTACATGCAATAAGCAACCCTATTCCCTTCCTCGCAAAGAATTACATATTCTTTTAAATGGGAAAAAAGCTACTTTGTTGGATTCTGTTTATTCACAAGATACCATCCATTGTGAGATTCACGAGTTAAAAATTCCTACTATTGGTGATTTGATAACTCCAGAGGATATGGTTCAGGAAACCGTAAATGTCTATGTAAACGACCAACTCATATCCTTAGAAACAGGTCACATGGATATACAGCTAAATGGCAGTTCCGCTACCATGCAAACGCAGCTACAACATAATGATGTTGTAACCATACACTCGGCAGTAGGAGAAGCACCTATAGTAAGTGATATATTTCGTTATATAGACATTCCCGCTCAGCCGATTGGGACCAACCAGCTACCCAATTTCATCATGAAGGTCAATCATGTTGTAGCTTCCTTCCAAACCCCTTTAGTAAGTGGGGATAAAGTAAAACTATATTGGGAGTAA
- a CDS encoding bifunctional 3-deoxy-7-phosphoheptulonate synthase/chorismate mutase — translation MRNEQIEAIRRQLDTINLQLLELINKRASLVQELGQEKSKQGVNRFDPERERDMLNLIVENNNGPFSDEAIRHLFKQIFSASLDLQKDEDKKILLVSRKKQLEDTVLTIKGVEFGGKEKVLIAGPCSVESYDQVRAVAENHVKQGLRVLRGGAYKPRTSPYDFQGLGAEGLEILKRIGDEFNLVTISEIVTPADLEMATKYVDVIQIGARNMQNFELLKAAGRTNHPILLKRGLSATIEEFIYAAEYILSEGNTQVMLCERGIRTYEKATRNTLDISAVPILKQETHLPVFVDVTHSTGRRDLLLPTAKAGLAVGSDGIMVEVHPDPDVALSDAKQQLTIPAFNEMLDELYASGLYKPEIAIVK, via the coding sequence ATGAGAAATGAACAAATTGAGGCCATTCGCCGACAATTAGACACAATTAATTTGCAATTATTAGAATTAATCAACAAGCGTGCCTCTTTGGTTCAAGAGTTAGGCCAAGAGAAGAGCAAGCAGGGCGTAAATCGTTTTGATCCAGAACGTGAGCGCGACATGTTGAATCTAATTGTAGAGAATAATAATGGACCGTTCAGCGACGAAGCCATTCGTCATTTATTCAAACAAATCTTCAGCGCTTCTCTTGACCTGCAAAAGGACGAGGACAAAAAAATTCTACTAGTTAGCCGTAAAAAACAACTAGAGGATACGGTCCTTACGATTAAAGGTGTGGAATTTGGTGGAAAAGAGAAGGTTCTGATTGCTGGACCATGCTCGGTTGAAAGCTATGATCAAGTTCGTGCTGTGGCTGAAAATCACGTGAAACAAGGACTACGTGTACTTCGCGGTGGAGCATACAAGCCACGTACTTCTCCATATGACTTCCAAGGACTTGGAGCGGAAGGATTAGAGATCCTGAAACGTATCGGGGATGAGTTTAATTTAGTGACCATTAGCGAGATCGTAACACCAGCTGATCTTGAAATGGCAACAAAATATGTGGATGTTATTCAAATTGGCGCACGTAACATGCAAAACTTCGAACTGCTAAAAGCAGCGGGTCGCACTAACCATCCTATCCTATTAAAACGAGGGCTTTCAGCGACCATCGAAGAATTCATTTACGCTGCTGAATATATTTTATCAGAAGGAAATACGCAGGTTATGCTTTGCGAACGCGGTATTCGCACGTACGAAAAAGCGACTCGCAACACCCTTGATATCTCTGCTGTGCCAATCTTAAAACAAGAGACTCATTTACCTGTATTTGTAGATGTGACCCATTCGACTGGTCGCCGAGACCTATTGCTTCCAACAGCGAAAGCTGGTTTGGCAGTAGGTTCTGATGGTATCATGGTTGAAGTTCATCCTGATCCAGATGTAGCATTGTCCGATGCAAAACAACAGCTGACTATCCCGGCTTTCAATGAAATGCTAGATGAACTTTATGCTTCTGGTCTTTACAAACCAGAAATCGCTATTGTGAAGTAA
- a CDS encoding sigma-70 family RNA polymerase sigma factor: MEIARVNTGISQNPTSKPKYEILSTERFAELYDAYYMRVYHYICYRVNNHYTAEEICSHVFEMVISKYSSFNPDKSNFEVWLFAIARNAVTDYFRSQKKKMSFSLESILDMVLPKSSPEEIVIRGDNNQALFKALAKLSDKERNIIAMKYGAGLKNTEIAVLLGVSGSNIGVVLYRCLKKLQTELERGGFQYEE; encoded by the coding sequence TTGGAGATTGCTCGAGTGAACACAGGAATCAGTCAGAACCCAACTAGCAAACCCAAGTATGAAATCCTGTCGACTGAGAGATTTGCGGAACTATACGATGCGTACTATATGCGTGTCTATCACTATATTTGCTATCGGGTCAACAACCACTATACGGCTGAAGAAATATGCAGCCACGTATTTGAGATGGTAATTTCCAAATATAGTAGCTTCAATCCGGATAAATCCAACTTTGAGGTATGGTTGTTTGCCATCGCCAGAAATGCCGTGACGGATTACTTCCGCTCGCAGAAGAAAAAAATGAGCTTTTCACTTGAATCTATCTTGGATATGGTCCTGCCCAAATCATCTCCCGAAGAAATTGTGATCCGAGGCGACAATAACCAAGCCTTATTCAAGGCGCTTGCTAAGCTGAGTGACAAGGAACGTAACATCATCGCAATGAAATACGGAGCTGGCTTGAAAAATACGGAAATCGCAGTCTTGCTTGGTGTCAGTGGTTCAAATATAGGCGTCGTTCTCTACCGATGTTTAAAGAAATTACAGACTGAATTAGAAAGAGGGGGCTTTCAGTATGAGGAGTAA
- the ccpA gene encoding catabolite control protein A translates to MPITIYDVAREAGVSMATVSRVVNGNPNVKPLTRKKVMTAIERLGYRPNAVARGLASKRTTTVGVIIPDISSQFFSELARGIEDIATMYKYNIILCNSDHRLEKELQLINTLLEKQVDGLLFMGAEIKEDHFHSLKTASIPTVLAATRDPEGKLPAVTIDHFQAAYDATQALIKRGHKRIAIITGPMSYPLEGLVRFEGYKQALLDAGLSYDEQLVANGSFRYESGLQSMGDFMKLAEPPTAVFAASDEMAIGAIHAVQDLGHSVPEDVEVIGHDNVRLAEMVRPRLSTVVQPMYDIGAVAMRLLTKYMNNEQVEDHIVLLPHRIEYRQSTKELAEDE, encoded by the coding sequence ATGCCAATTACAATATATGATGTAGCACGTGAAGCAGGAGTATCGATGGCGACCGTATCAAGGGTCGTTAATGGCAATCCGAATGTTAAGCCATTAACACGTAAAAAAGTGATGACAGCTATTGAACGCCTAGGTTATCGCCCAAATGCAGTAGCCAGAGGGCTAGCAAGTAAGAGAACCACAACAGTAGGGGTTATCATTCCGGATATTTCCAGTCAGTTCTTTTCTGAGCTAGCACGGGGGATTGAAGATATCGCTACCATGTATAAATACAATATTATTCTTTGTAACTCGGATCACCGTTTAGAAAAAGAATTGCAGTTAATCAATACCTTATTAGAAAAACAAGTAGATGGATTGTTATTCATGGGAGCTGAGATCAAAGAAGATCATTTTCATTCATTAAAAACGGCTTCCATTCCAACGGTTCTAGCAGCTACTCGTGACCCAGAAGGAAAACTACCAGCAGTGACAATTGATCACTTCCAAGCGGCTTATGATGCTACTCAAGCACTCATTAAACGTGGGCATAAACGCATTGCAATCATTACAGGTCCAATGTCATACCCATTAGAAGGACTGGTGCGCTTTGAGGGTTATAAACAAGCGTTATTGGATGCGGGTCTATCTTATGATGAACAATTGGTTGCCAATGGTTCATTCCGCTATGAATCAGGTTTGCAAAGTATGGGGGACTTCATGAAACTCGCAGAACCACCAACAGCCGTATTCGCGGCTAGCGATGAAATGGCAATAGGAGCGATTCATGCTGTTCAGGATTTAGGACACTCTGTACCCGAAGATGTGGAAGTGATTGGTCATGACAATGTGCGGTTAGCAGAGATGGTACGTCCTCGTCTGTCTACAGTTGTCCAACCAATGTATGATATTGGGGCCGTTGCTATGAGATTACTAACCAAGTATATGAATAACGAACAAGTTGAAGATCATATTGTATTATTGCCACATCGGATTGAGTATCGTCAAAGCACAAAGGAATTGGCAGAAGACGAGTAA
- the ytxJ gene encoding bacillithiol system redox-active protein YtxJ, with the protein MAFQQLQSQEDLQAFLKKTGKLLLFKHSTVCPISTSAHEQFHAYLQANSDVEAAEVLVREARPVSNEIAEHLQIKHESPQIFLIEDGAVSWHTSHWKITKDAIEQAMK; encoded by the coding sequence TTGGCATTTCAACAGTTGCAATCCCAAGAAGACCTGCAAGCATTCTTAAAGAAAACAGGCAAACTATTGCTGTTTAAACATAGTACGGTTTGTCCAATCAGTACGTCTGCTCATGAGCAATTCCATGCGTATTTGCAAGCAAACAGCGATGTAGAGGCAGCTGAAGTCCTCGTTCGTGAAGCTCGCCCTGTTTCAAATGAAATTGCCGAGCATCTTCAGATTAAACATGAATCACCTCAAATTTTCCTTATTGAGGACGGTGCAGTATCATGGCATACTTCTCATTGGAAGATTACGAAGGATGCTATTGAGCAAGCTATGAAATAA